The DNA window CGATGGAATTAGCTGAATATCTGCCGCATGCAGGTGGGCCTCGATGTCATCGGACCAACCTAACAACTTAACCTTATCTCCTAATTTCAAGTCTTCGATTAATCTTTCAAGGCGTGGACGCTCAGAACCTTCACCAATGATTGTGTATGATTCGACTTCATCTCTTAATTGAGCAATAGCAATGATCGCCGTAGCAAAATTCTTTCTGGAGGAAAGAGAACCAATCGAAATCAACCGAGCAGTTCGCCCTTCAAGCGTTGAGCGTTCAATGACAGAATAAACGCGAGAACCATTGGGAATGGTAACCAACCGCTGAGCGATTTTTGGTCCCACCCAATTTTCGAGCGATTTCTTCACACCGTCACTGATACAAATAATGCGTTCGTATCGCGAATATAGAAGACGCTCCAACAACCAAATAATAGGGATATTACGACGTTTATTAGTTGTGTTGTGTTCGGTGTATATCAGCTTGACATTATTCAACCCAAGGCTTGCCAGACTGGCATAGAAAAAAGGCCAGGTAAGGTGAACATGAACAATTAAATCACTATTTTCACTACGGGCAAGGCTTTTCAGGGCTTTACGGATTTTGAAAATGTTAAATGGACTACGAGGATTTACTCCGAATACAGTTTCGTTTTGACTTTGAGTATGTTTATCTGCAACAGAATAAATAACGTGCGAATCTAATTTCTGACTCAGATAGATTCTATGTAGCTCCCGAACAAGCAACTCTGCGCCTCCACCTATTGGTGATGAGATTATATTTATTGCAATCATCAATAAGATATGTTTCTGTATACTTGGCCGTAAAAAATAGATAGCGAAAACAGAAATGCCAAGAAATAAGCGGAAAAAAAAGACGGTATAAAATTAAATCCTAATAAAGCTATTACGATCGAATAAAAGATAAATTTGTTTTTTGAGAAAATAATGTGGTACGCAGAGAATAACCAAAGAAAAAAAAGACTGCTAAATACTAAACCTCCCATGACAAGAGAATAGGTAAGTATATGGTGCGGTATTGTACCAGAATCATATCTAACTGGATCCATCCAACTGCCAAATAATGGAAATGCCATCCAGTAATGAATGGCCTGCATGACACTCTCAACCCTTCCAGTGGATGCAAGCGTTACTTGCCTTACGCCTATAGCTGATAAAACAAAAACAAGAAAACCAACTATAATAAAGATACTTATACCAAGAAAAATAGAATTTTTACTTAACGTACCAGTTACGGTAGACCGAAATAGTGCATAGATCAGATAAAAGAAACAAAACAAGATCAACGCAGCGATTCCAGTTCTTGCAGACGTTAACACAGAAGCTACCAAAAGCAATACAGAGACGAAAATAGAAATCCATCTAGAAAAAATAATAAACACGAGAGGGATTGCACTAACAAAATAGAGCGATAGGAAACTAAAGTCTTTCCATAAAAAACTGAAGGCTATACGCCCACCCCCAAAAAGAGCAACCCGAAAAACTTCATTCCCAAGAATAAAAAAAGAATAAACCTGAAATAACACCCCTACAGCACAAAATATTACACCAATAACATAAATTTTAATTATATGATTGTAGTTTTTGTAATTAAAATCTTTTTTTCTCAGAAGAAACGGCCATAGCAAAAACGTCAAAAATAATAAGTAAGAAGTAATAAACTGAGCATTACCAGAGACAGCGAGTGAAATAATTGCAAACATTAAAATAATATAAGAACACGATAAGATATATCGATTTCTATACACTAAAAAACTACTGAACCGAGAACAAAATATTTGGTATAAAAAAAGAAAAACATAGACTAATAGAACACCAAACGGAGCAACACGTAATCCATGATGCGAATAATATGAAAAAGGCACTAAGGCCGCGAGAGATATTGGTATGATATTCATGGACTTTAATTTTGAAATAAATTTATAAATAAATCAGAATAAAAAATAAAATATTTCCCAATACTATTATTGTATTAACACTTTTAATACAAGTTTCGTTTAGATTTTTTATTGAATTTTTTTAATTTCTTAAATAAAAAATCAGGGAGGGTGCGTGCCGCTATCATTTTGGCAATAGATGATATGAACCCATATTCTATTTCTAGCCGTGGTCGACCATAAGCAGATAAAAGCTCGCGGGTTTCGAGCCACGTTTGAAGACCACCGCTTAAGCCTCCTGAACGGAAAAAGCCAACGGGTTGGTCCATGCATGCATACTTTATGTGTGCCAGAAGTAGTCGAAGTAAATAGTCATAGTCCGCACTAAGAGCATACTTCTCATTAAATAAACCTAAATTTTTATATATATTTATTCTTACATAAACGCCTTGGTGGGGACTTGGCATTTCATTCCACATACGCTCATAAATTTCATAATTAGCCAATGGCTTCACAATACCAAATACTTTTCCATCTAAATATGCTAACTCGACCGGAGCCATTGTGAATCCGGCATTGTGTTCTGCTAGAAGTGCCTCAGCAATATTCTCGACCGTATGCAAGTAGATAACATCATCTGCATTTACTAAACCTATGATATCTCCGAGCGCCAACCGAATTCCTTTGTTCATTGCATAATAGATACCATCATCGCTCTCACTCAACCAGTAATCAATCGCATGTTCATATTTTCGAATAATATCAAGTGTCCCATCCGAAGAGCCGCCATCGATGATGATATATTCGACATTGTCATAGGCCTGTTTGATGACGCTGAGGATGGTTTCTTCGAGATATTGTTCTCCGTTAAAAACAACGGTGATTACTGTAATCAACGGTTTTTCTTCGCTGCTTTTTTTGAAGTATCCCTTTGTGCGCAACCCGCCTACAGCTCTACAGCCTTCACCTTCGGGTTGGAAGATGATGGTTTCAAATTGATCTTCAGGTTTGTGTGCAGCTTTCAGCTCCGATTCAACTACCTCAGGCGCCACTTTGCGCACAAGGCGCGTTGTGCTATACGCAGGATCCAATTCAATCCAATCGGTCATCTGATTCCCTGTTGTTCAAAAATTCTGCCGCCGTGCCCTGCCCCCCCCGCCGGTACGAGTAGATTCAGCACAAGTACATTCTTTGCTAAACCACCTAGTCATTGACCTTTCCCCAAAGTCTGCGCCATTAGCTCGATGAGATCTTGGTTATTTTATGCTGCACGTTTGGCAAACTCCAAAGGTGGCAGATAGCCCAGTGAGCTGTGGGGTCGAACCTGGTTGTAATGGTCCCGCCACTCATCGACTGTATTTTTGGCTTCCTCAATGGATCTGAACCAGTGCTGATTCAGACATTCGTTCCTGAACTTGCCATTGAAGCTTTCGACAAAAGCATTCTGGGTGGGCTTGCCTGGCTGGATAAACCCAAGCTTTACCCCAGTATCTCGGGACCAGAAGTGTATAGCCTTGCTGGTGAATTCGCTGCCGTTGTCCATGGTGATCATTCTCGGCAGTCCCCTTGAGGCAGCTAACTGGCCTAGATATCGAACGACCTGATGCCCGGAGAGCGAAAAGCCAATCAGCTGGCCGACCAGCTCTCGGGAGAAGTCATCCACAATGTTCAGTATCCGAAAGCGTCTGCCATTGCTGAGCTGATCTGCCACAAAGTCCATGGACCAGCGCTGGTTTGGGATCGTTGGGACTTCCATGGGAAGACGAGGGCGTTGCAGTTTCTTGCGCTTCTTGGTTCTCACTTGGAGGCCCTCCTCACAATAAAGACGATAAGTCCGCTTCTTGTTGATTACCAGCCCCTCGCTTTTGAGCAGGCCATGCAGCAACAAGTAGCCGTAGCGCGCATTGGTGCTCGCCAGAGCCTTGAGACGGGCCCTCAGTGCATCATGACGGTGCCTCATCACGACCCTCTCTTCGTTGATACCGGAGGGATGAGCGACTCACGCTCGCCAGCTCACAGGAACGGCGTTGACTGATCCCAAACTGCCCAACCAAATGCTTCACCACCTCTCGGCGCTTGGCTGGGCTCACCACTTTTTTGAGAGCACGTCCTTCATGGCCTCAACTTCAAGTAGCTTGTCAGCCAGGATGCGTTTGAGCTTGTGGTTCTCAGACTCTAGCGCCTTGAGACGCTTGGCGTCATTGACTTCGAGGCCAGCGTACTTGCTTCGCCAGTTGTAAAAAGTCCCTGCTGAAATGCCTAAATCACGGCATATCTCGTCAACTTTGACCCCGGCTTCATGACGCTTGATGGCTTTGATGATCTGTTCTTCGGTATATCGCTTCTTCATATGAGATCTCCTCGTTACATCGTAATGGAAATCTCATCGAACTTTTGGCGCTTATTTTGGGGGAAAGGTCACCACCTTTAACGTATGAAAAAAACTCTCAACCGGCGCATTATCGTAGCAGTTGCCTCGGCCGCTCATGCTGGCGATCAGTCCATGGCGGCGGATCAGAGCTCGGTGCTGCCAGCCACAGTAAACGCTGCCACGGTTGGTGTGCATGATTACTCCGTGGGGCGGGCTGCGCCGGGCGATGGCTGCTTCGAGCGCGCCACAGGCGAGTTGCCCATCAATTCGTTGACTGCTCGCCCAGCCAATCACCTTGCGGGTGCAAAGATCGATGACCACTGCCAGGTACAGCCAGCCCTGCGTGGTGCGCAGGTAGGTGATGTCACCAGCCCACTTCTGATCAGGGCGCTGCGCGCTGAAGTCCTGGTCAAGCAAGTTGGGTGCGACACCCAGCCGGTGGCTAGAATCGGTGGTGCACCTAAAGCGTCTCGCCGCTCTGGCACGCAGACCCAGCCGGCGCATGCTCTCGGCCACTGTCTTGCGGTTCATCGGCATGCCCTCGGCTTGCAACTCTTTGGCAAGGCGAGGCGCGCCATAACGGCGCTTTCTCGCTTCAAAGAGCTCAACCACCTTAGCATCTCGTTCAGCCTTGGCCTGTTGACGCTGCAAAGCCATCTCAGCCCGACTCAGCCAGGCGTAGTAGCCACTACGCGAGACACCCAGAACAGCACATTGCCTGGCAATTCGGTGGCTGAGCCGATGCTGGTGGATGGCGGCGTACTTCAATCCAGCTTCTTTGCAAAGTACGCCGCGGTTTTTCCCAGTATCTCGACCTCTTCGGTCTTCTCAGCCAGTTGGCGCTTGAGCCGGGCATTCTCCTCGCGTAGCTCACGCTCCCGATCGCTCACACCTCGCTCGTGCGCTGCTTTCGATCGCCACTGATAGATCTGCGTGGCATAAAGCCCCAGTTCGCGGGCCGCTGCTGCAACGCCAATTCGCTCGGCCAGCGCGAGCGCCTCGGCTCGATACTCTGCACTGTAGCGAGCGCGTTTTTGTTCCGACATCACTTTCACCGTCGTTGCCATGGTTCACCTCCAGTTTACTAAGTTACTGTGGTGTCCACTGCAAGTGGGTAAGATCGACACGCCTGCGCGAAACTGCTCAAAAACCTGCGCCAACGGTACGCGCGTTCCTATAAACACTGGCTCGCCCGAACACACTTCGGCCTGTCGCTCAACCAAAGAGACGCCGCGCTTGGCAATGCGCAAGGCGCTCTGCGTGCTGCGCACAATCTTAGTCAGGTCTAGCGACACTGGCACATCCCCAGTGCGGGTTAGCTTCAGGCCTCTTCGCTCCCAGCTACCTGCCAAATGTTTTTTTGTACTTAACACCGCATACACATCACGACGATCTGCCCGATTCAACTGCATGCCCTCGGCCTCCAGAGAGCCCTTGAGCCTGAAGTACACGACATCACGAAAACCCAGACGATGGCGCTTGCGACCATTGGCCTCATGAACTGTACGTTATGTCGATTGGGCTGAAGAGATAATCTGCTCGTACACCGCCCGATACTGCGCCGCGACCACGGGGGCGGCAAATCGCGCCTCTGCCCGCTCCCGCGCTTGCTGGCCCAATAGCCCGCTGGATGGCCCTGTCGCCCCCTGCGCCAGCACCCAGGCGATGCCGTGGGCGAGGTCTTCGGTGTCGAAGGCCTTGGCGAGGTAGCCAGTGCGCTGGTGCTCGACGATGTCTGGCAGTCCGCCGGTGTGGAAGGCGATCACCGGGGTGGCGCAGGCGTGGGCTTCGACGCCGGTGTTGGGCAGATTGTCTTGGCGCGAGGGGATCACCATGGCATCGGCGGCGCTGTAGAGCGCGCGCAGGCTGAGGTCGTCGTGCAGATGACCGGTGTAGTGGATGGGGAAGCCGAGGTTGGGGGGGTGACTGCGGCGCTCGTTGGCCGAAGACAACGAGTTCCATGCCTTGAGCGCGGGGATCGTCGCGCAGGTGTTTCAATGCTTGCAGAAGCAGATCAAAACCCTTGTGGTGGGCGTTGTTCGCGCCATAGGAACCAAACAGCAACATCGGCACATGAGCTGGCAATCCCAACAACTCTCGTGCGAGCGATTGCTCCAACGGCTTCCAGCGCTCCGTATTGATGGGATTCGCCACTACCGATACCGGCCAATCGCGCATCAGCGCACTGTCGCGCACGCAGTCGGCCAGCCATTGGCTCGGCGTCACGATATGCATGGGTTGTTGCCAGTGCTTTCGTTTTCGCTGCCAAGTCCAGCGATTGAGATCAAAACCAGATTCGTACGAAGGGCGGTTATCGCGACGATATCCGTCTAGCCAGCGATGATTCTCGGTGTAGTGCTCCGCGCCGCAGAACGCCCACATGTCATGCAGGGTCCAGACGATGGGCTTTTGGATGCGACCGATGTCGGCGATAGAGAGCATCTCGCCCTGCACCCAATGCGAAGGCAGAATCGCCGCCAAGTCGCTGCCGTCTTGGCCTGTAATGCCGGTGATGAGTGCTTTTTTAACTCATGGCCTCCAATGTTCAGAAAAACGCTTTCATGTCGCGCAACTGATAGGCTCGACCCAGCCAATTAAAAAACTCTGCTGGTGTTTTCATTGAATGCGAATAAGAATTTTTAGATAAGCTCGGTAAGGCTATCGCCAACAATAAAATGGCGAATCTAGTTCTCTTTGTGAGGCTGATATCAAGCCCGGACACTTCCAACAAAGGGACAACGACAGCGTCTAAATCACCATTCAAGAACCCCGCTAAAGTGGCCTTACTGTAAACCGACCATCCAGCAACCACACCCAAGGGATGGACGAAAGCCGCACGCTCAAGAACTGGAAATGTGTCTATAAAGTGGTAACCCGATTGGGTTATGACTGCATTGTGCGGGCTGTTATCACTACCTGATGGCACATAAGTCGTGTTAATCACATCTCTGATTTCCAGCAACTCACCTAAAAAACGCTTAAAGAAATCGTCTTCTACAGACTGTAGGAACCCCTTTCCCAATGCGTCATTCAAATCTACAGCTTGACATTTACAGTGGGAGCCCTCGTCCGCGCCCTGGTCTTGCATATGTTGAGCCAATCTCGTGTAATCTTGACAGATGGTGCCCACCACGGATTTGGCGTCACCCGCAGACAAATCACGAATATGCTTTCCTTCCAGCAACTGCTCCTCAATAAACTGCCGGCAGTGCGAGACAGTAAAACCCGGAGCGTTCACAAAAGTCTGCCACGTCCTTCTTTCACTTTCTTGCTCCGGAGTTACCACTCCAAAGCCGTAATATCGGATAAGACTTCCTCGAATCTCGTCAAAAAATAT is part of the Ectothiorhodosinus mongolicus genome and encodes:
- a CDS encoding glycosyltransferase, translating into MIAINIISSPIGGGAELLVRELHRIYLSQKLDSHVIYSVADKHTQSQNETVFGVNPRSPFNIFKIRKALKSLARSENSDLIVHVHLTWPFFYASLASLGLNNVKLIYTEHNTTNKRRNIPIIWLLERLLYSRYERIICISDGVKKSLENWVGPKIAQRLVTIPNGSRVYSVIERSTLEGRTARLISIGSLSSRKNFATAIIAIAQLRDEVESYTIIGEGSERPRLERLIEDLKLGDKVKLLGWSDDIEAHLHAADIQLIPSLWEGFGLVAVEGMSTGLPVVASNVDGLREVLDEDNPSVILVDSPESVDEWVSGIRASVENIHDKGFKSMATTSRKQSEKFTLEKMADQYLATYRDVLAEQNN
- a CDS encoding glycosyltransferase family 2 protein, with translation MTDWIELDPAYSTTRLVRKVAPEVVESELKAAHKPEDQFETIIFQPEGEGCRAVGGLRTKGYFKKSSEEKPLITVITVVFNGEQYLEETILSVIKQAYDNVEYIIIDGGSSDGTLDIIRKYEHAIDYWLSESDDGIYYAMNKGIRLALGDIIGLVNADDVIYLHTVENIAEALLAEHNAGFTMAPVELAYLDGKVFGIVKPLANYEIYERMWNEMPSPHQGVYVRINIYKNLGLFNEKYALSADYDYLLRLLLAHIKYACMDQPVGFFRSGGLSGGLQTWLETRELLSAYGRPRLEIEYGFISSIAKMIAARTLPDFLFKKLKKFNKKSKRNLY
- a CDS encoding IS3 family transposase; this encodes MKYAAIHQHRLSHRIARQCAVLGVSRSGYYAWLSRAEMALQRQQAKAERDAKVVELFEARKRRYGAPRLAKELQAEGMPMNRKTVAESMRRLGLRARAARRFRCTTDSSHRLGVAPNLLDQDFSAQRPDQKWAGDITYLRTTQGWLYLAVVIDLCTRKVIGWASSQRIDGQLACGALEAAIARRSPPHGVIMHTNRGSVYCGWQHRALIRRHGLIASMSGRGNCYDNAPVESFFHTLKVVTFPPK
- a CDS encoding transposase, with translation MATTVKVMSEQKRARYSAEYRAEALALAERIGVAAAARELGLYATQIYQWRSKAAHERGVSDRERELREENARLKRQLAEKTEEVEILGKTAAYFAKKLD
- a CDS encoding DUF433 domain-containing protein — its product is MQLNRADRRDVYAVLSTKKHLAGSWERRGLKLTRTGDVPVSLDLTKIVRSTQSALRIAKRGVSLVERQAEVCSGEPVFIGTRVPLAQVFEQFRAGVSILPTCSGHHSNLVNWR
- a CDS encoding glycosyltransferase gives rise to the protein MSSANERRSHPPNLGFPIHYTGHLHDDLSLRALYSAADAMVIPSRQDNLPNTGVEAHACATPVIAFHTGGLPDIVEHQRTGYLAKAFDTEDLAHGIAWVLAQGATGPSSGLLGQQARERAEARFAAPVVAAQYRAVYEQIISSAQST